The following DNA comes from Burkholderiales bacterium.
CGATGTCCTGGGACAGCTCGGCTTTCCACTCCTCCAGGATTTTGCGAAAATGCGCGAGCTGTTTCGGGTTCATATAGGCTTCGCCCTTCTTGGGTACGTAGGGGGCGAAGGTCTTGTGGAATTCTGCAGCCATCTCAGTGTCACCGTCGGCGAAAAGCCGATTTAATACCAGCTTTTCCCCGGTACCGCAAGCGCGGTTCTTCCCTCCCTCGAAGGAGCAGCCCCGTGACCCTGCAAGCCCTGATTTTCGACGTGGACGGCACGCTCGCCGACACCGAACGTGATGGCCACCGGCTCGCATTCAACGCCGCCTTTCGCGAGTTTGGCCTGGACTGGGAGTGGGATGGGGTCCTCTATGGGGAGCTTCTGACGATCACGGGCGGCAAGGAGCGCATCCGCCACTACGTGGCCCGGTACCGGCCGGATTTCGTGCCACCGCCGGACTTCGATGAACTGGTGGCGGCGCTGCACCAGGCCAAAACCCGCCACTATACGCAGCTTCTGGCCACCGGTGGCATTCCCCTGCGGCCGGGCGTGCGGCGGCTCCTGGAAGAGGCGCGGCAGGCGGGGCTTTCCCTGGCCATTGCCACGACCACCACGCCGGAGAACGTCACCGCCCTGCTGCGCCACAGTCTGGCGCCGGATGCGGAGGACTGGTTCGAGGTGATTGGCGCAGGAGACATCGTGCCGCACAAAAAACCGGCGCCCGATATCTATCATTGGGTTCTCGAGCACCTTGGGCTGGATGCTCGCGCCTGTGTGGCTTTCGAGGATTCGGAAAAT
Coding sequences within:
- a CDS encoding HAD family hydrolase, yielding MQALIFDVDGTLADTERDGHRLAFNAAFREFGLDWEWDGVLYGELLTITGGKERIRHYVARYRPDFVPPPDFDELVAALHQAKTRHYTQLLATGGIPLRPGVRRLLEEARQAGLSLAIATTTTPENVTALLRHSLAPDAEDWFEVIGAGDIVPHKKPAPDIYHWVLEHLGLDARACVAFEDSENGIRASRAAGLATVVTVNDYTRNHDFSGAMAVLSDLGEPGAPFQLIAGEAAGKSWVDVALLEAWHRRQAG